The following DNA comes from Novosphingobium sp. THN1.
CCGCATGAGGGGGTAGATCGCGGCAAGCCATGCCCGGTCTCGGCCATGGTCCCAGCGATCCCACAATGCATTGCACAACCATGCGCCGCCCAAGGGCCACATGCCCCAGGCCGCGCCATCGATCGGGCTGGAGGCGCGCCACAGATCGGTGTTGTGGTGTGCGACCCAGCCTCTCGCCCCATAGATCGCGCGGGCCGTCTTTGCGCCGCTCACGGCAAGCTCGCGCACCATGCGCAGCAGCGGCTCCGTGCATTCGCCGAGATTGCCCGGATCGGCCAGCCAGTAGTTCATCTGGGTGTTGATGTTGATCGTGTACTTCGATCCCCACGGCGGCTTGGTGCTATCGTTCCAGATGCCCTGCAGGTTGGCAGGCTGCGTGCCGGGGCGCGAGGAGCAGATCAGCAGGTAGCGGGCATAGGCGAAATAGAGCGCGGCCAAGGCCGGTTCGTCGGTGGTGACACTGGCCTTGATGCGCTCGTCGGTGGGCAAGGGACTGGCGGGGCCGAGGTGCAGCGAAGCGCGGCGATAGAGGCGGCGGTGCTCGGCGACGTGCGCGTTGCGCAATGCAGACCACGGCCGGCCGCTGGCAACGGCGATCCGGCGGACGACAGTGGCAGCAGGATCGCCGGAATGGCTGGTGGCGAGTGCGACAAGGATTGTTGCGTGCGAGGCGTGGCTGATGACCAACGTGGCGCCTTCCGCACGGACAGTTCCGCCTTGAGCGCTGGCGGTGATCCGCGCGGCGAGGCTCAAGCCGGCCGGGACGCTTTGATCGGCTCGGTTGCGGCCCTTTGCGTGGATCGCATTGTCTGCAGCGCTGACGGTGGCATCTTGTGGAGTTTCAAAGCGGACGATGAAGTTGAGCGTGGCGCCTTTGCTCGCTGAAAGGCGGATGGCGATGACCTGATCGACGGGGCTGACCAGAACCTCGCGCATGATGTTGCCGGCGGGTGTGGCAAAGCGGGTTGTGGCGATGGCTGTGTCGAGATCGAGTTCACGGTGATAGGCCGTTGGCGTGCCGGCAACGTCCATGTCGATGAACAGATCGCCGAAGGTCTGATACGACATCTGGCCTGCGGGCCGCGCGATCAGGCATTCGTTGGCAAGCGCTTCGGCTTCGGCAAAGCGGCGCTGTGCGATCAGCTTGCGGATGTCCTCGACCGCCTGAGGACCAGCCTTGGGGTTCAGCGGTTCATAAGGGCCGCCGCTCCACAGTGTGTCCTCGTTCAGTTGTATCCGTTCCGACGCGATGCCGCCGAAGACCATTGCACCGAGCCGACCATTGCCGACCGGTAGGGCTTCCGTCCAGGTCGAGGCGGGCTGGCGATACCACAGCACATCCTGACGGGGAGCAGGTGGCGCGGCATTGACAGAAAGTCCGACAAATCCTTGTCCGGCAGCAGCAGCCCCTGCCGCGATCGCTTGCCTGCGTGTGATTGGCATCCTGCTTCCCGTAGTCCAATGGCCATTGCGGATGGGCGTAAGAGTGCCAAATCCGGCAACGCAGAAGTTGCCGGATAATAAGTATGATTAATTGTCCAACTGTCCAGCAAAAAGCTGGAGCTCGTGCTTCAGCTGCGCGCCGGCGGATCGATGTCGGCGAGCGCGAGTTCGATCAGGTTCTGCATAGCCGCGCGGGCGGCGGGGCCGTTACCATCGGCGACGGCATCGAACAGCACGCGGTGATCGGGCAAGGGATCGCGCGGCAGCTTGCGCTTGCGCTGCTTGTAGATCGTGGTCCAGCGCACCGCCGCCGAGATCGTGCTGGCGAGCGAGATCAGTGCCATGTTGCCAGTGGCCTTGAGCAGCGTGGTGTGGAACGACTGGTCCGCCGCCTGACCCAAGGGCGAGGCGAGCGTATGGCGTGCCATTTCTTCGAGCGCGTGGCCCATCTGCGCCAGTTGCGCGCCGGTGCGGCGGGTAGCGGCGATTTCCGCAGCGGCCGGTTCGATGATCAGGCGCAGTTCAAACAGATCGTCAATCGCGGCCTGGCTGGGTTCGCCCTCGAACGTCCAGGCGAGCACGTCGGGATCGAGGATGTGCCAGCGCGAGGGATCGGTTATCTTGGTGCCCGCCTTGGGGCGACTTTCGACTAAGCCCTTGGCAGCGAGGATCCGGATCGCCTCGCGATAGGCAGTGCGCGAGATATGGTTCTGTTCGGCGAAATCGACTTCGCTCGTCAACACGTGACCGGGCGGGTACTTTCCCGTGACGATCGCAATGCCAAGGTCACGCGCGATGCTGCCGTGCAGCCGCAACGATTTGTCAGACCTGTCGATCGCGTCCCCACCCTGTTCCTTGCTTCGCGACACCATAAGATCCTTTCGCCCCTGCACTCCTATTTGGGCGGAAATTCGACAAAGTCCAGCGGTTCGATGGTATGCTCATCAACCTGGCGTGAAACCGTTGTGGCAAGTCTGCGACTTCTGAACACAGACTTTTGTAAGCTAGTTGCGCGGTTCTTGAAGTGGAAGTTTCATTTGCAACTTCCTGCGGGTGCGCGTGTTGTAATCCAAGGCAAGTCTGGCAGGCGCCGCTCAAGGGGAGGTTTGAAGATGAATGCACCACGCGAGAGCAAGACGACCATTGGGACCCGCAAACTGCATCCCGATACGCTGATGCTGAACTACGGCTATGATCCCTTCCTGTCGGAAGGCGCGGTAAAGCCCCCGGTATTCCTGACATCGACGTTCGTGTTCCCGACGGCTGAGGAAGGGCGCGACTTCTTCGACTACGTCGCCGGGCGCAAGGAGCCGCCGCCGGGAAAAGGGCGCGGGCTGGTCTATTCGCGCTTCAATCACCCCAACAGCGAGATCGTTGAAGACCGGCTGGCGGTTTACGAAGGTGCCGAGGCGGGCGTGGTGTTTTCTTCAGGGATGGCGGCGATCACCACCGCCATGCTGGCCTTCGTCAAGCCGGGCGAGGTAATTCTTCACTCACAGCCACTTTACGGCGGCACCGAAACGCTCCTGGCCAAGACCTTCGCACGGCTCGGCATTGCCGCCGAAGGCTTTTCGGATGGTCTTGACGAAAACGCGGTGATGGAGGCGGCGCGCCGGGCGATGGCGCGTGGGCGCGTAGCGCTGGTGCTGATCGAAAGCCCCGCCAATCCCACCAACGCGCTGGTCGACATCCAGATGATGCGCCGCGTCTGCGAAGCGGTAGGCGCAGAGCAGGGCGATCAGCGCCCGTTGCTGATGTGCGACAATACCCTTCTTGGCCCGGTCTATCAGCATCCGTTGCGGCACGGGGCGGACATTTCGCTCTAT
Coding sequences within:
- a CDS encoding glycoside hydrolase N-terminal domain-containing protein — translated: MPITRRQAIAAGAAAAGQGFVGLSVNAAPPAPRQDVLWYRQPASTWTEALPVGNGRLGAMVFGGIASERIQLNEDTLWSGGPYEPLNPKAGPQAVEDIRKLIAQRRFAEAEALANECLIARPAGQMSYQTFGDLFIDMDVAGTPTAYHRELDLDTAIATTRFATPAGNIMREVLVSPVDQVIAIRLSASKGATLNFIVRFETPQDATVSAADNAIHAKGRNRADQSVPAGLSLAARITASAQGGTVRAEGATLVISHASHATILVALATSHSGDPAATVVRRIAVASGRPWSALRNAHVAEHRRLYRRASLHLGPASPLPTDERIKASVTTDEPALAALYFAYARYLLICSSRPGTQPANLQGIWNDSTKPPWGSKYTININTQMNYWLADPGNLGECTEPLLRMVRELAVSGAKTARAIYGARGWVAHHNTDLWRASSPIDGAAWGMWPLGGAWLCNALWDRWDHGRDRAWLAAIYPLMRGAAEFFLDTLQTSPQGLITSPSISPENRHPFGASICAGPAMDRQIVRDLFDRTADAAAVLGKDADFAAQLRQIRAALAPDRIGKAGQLQEWLEDWDEGAPEPDHRHVSHLYALYPGQQIDPDETPDLARAVQISLNRRGDESTGWATAWRIALWARLRDGERAHKILRSLLSPARTYPNMFDAHPPFQIDGNFGGSTAIVEMLLQSRKGTLHLLPALPKAWVTGSARGLVARGGVVVDLAWTQGCLTHALLKPMESGPMTVRLGNQRRTLQLAKGRMVTLKGSSLATS
- a CDS encoding FadR/GntR family transcriptional regulator produces the protein MVSRSKEQGGDAIDRSDKSLRLHGSIARDLGIAIVTGKYPPGHVLTSEVDFAEQNHISRTAYREAIRILAAKGLVESRPKAGTKITDPSRWHILDPDVLAWTFEGEPSQAAIDDLFELRLIIEPAAAEIAATRRTGAQLAQMGHALEEMARHTLASPLGQAADQSFHTTLLKATGNMALISLASTISAAVRWTTIYKQRKRKLPRDPLPDHRVLFDAVADGNGPAARAAMQNLIELALADIDPPARS
- a CDS encoding cystathionine gamma-synthase family protein, coding for MNAPRESKTTIGTRKLHPDTLMLNYGYDPFLSEGAVKPPVFLTSTFVFPTAEEGRDFFDYVAGRKEPPPGKGRGLVYSRFNHPNSEIVEDRLAVYEGAEAGVVFSSGMAAITTAMLAFVKPGEVILHSQPLYGGTETLLAKTFARLGIAAEGFSDGLDENAVMEAARRAMARGRVALVLIESPANPTNALVDIQMMRRVCEAVGAEQGDQRPLLMCDNTLLGPVYQHPLRHGADISLYSLTKYVGGHSDLVAGAALGSATLMREVRLLRSAIGTQLDAHSCWMLGRSLETLGLRMERANANALAAVRYLADHPAVESVAHPHMASPGSREREVFACQCTGAGSTFSFDIKGGQPAAFRFLNALQIFKLAVSLGGTESLASHPATTTHSGVPAEARDRFGVRDGTVRLSIGIENEGDIVADLEQALAASAG